The DNA window CGGCTGGGCGGGGCGGCGCCGGCCTGAAGCTCCCGGTCCGGTCCGGGGCTTGCAAAACCCGCGCGGGGGCGTATGGACGGGCCGACCCCCCTCAAGACCCGAGCCGTTCATGAACCCGTCCCGCGCCATTGGCCTGAAACTTACCTCCGTCACGCTTTTCGTGGTGATGTCGGCCCTGATCAAGGCTGCCTCCGAACAGGGCATCCCGCCCGGCGAGACGGTGTTCTTCCGCTCGCTCTTCGCGCTGCCGGTGATCCTGGTCTGGCTGGTCTGGACCGGGCAGCTGGGCGCGGGGCTGAGAACGAAGGACCCGCTGGGCCAGTTCTGGCGCGGGCTGGTGGGCGGCACCGCGATGGTGCTGAACTTCGCGGCGCTGGGCATCCTGCCGCTGCCCGAGGCGACGGCGATCAGCTATTCCGCGCCGCTGCTGGTGGTGATCTTCGCGGCGATGTTCCTGGGCGAGAAGGTGCGGCTGTTCCGGCTGTCGGCGGTGGCGCTGGGGCTGCTTGGCGTCGTGGTGGTGCTCAGCCCGCGGCTGTCCGCCTTCGGCACCGATGCCACGGATGCGCGCGCGACGCTTGGCGCGGTGGTTGCGCTGGGCGGGGCTGCCTCTGCGGCGCTGGCCCAGGTCTTCGTGCGCAGGCTGGTCCAGACCGAACGGACCTCGGCCATCGTGTTCTGGTTCTCGGTGGTGGCGACGGTCCTGTCGCTGTTCACCATCCCCTTCGGCTGGGTCATGCCCTCGGTGCCGGTCGCGGCGATGCTGATCCTGGCCGGGCTGATCGGCGGGTTTGCCCA is part of the Rhodovulum sp. MB263 genome and encodes:
- a CDS encoding DMT family transporter encodes the protein MNPSRAIGLKLTSVTLFVVMSALIKAASEQGIPPGETVFFRSLFALPVILVWLVWTGQLGAGLRTKDPLGQFWRGLVGGTAMVLNFAALGILPLPEATAISYSAPLLVVIFAAMFLGEKVRLFRLSAVALGLLGVVVVLSPRLSAFGTDATDARATLGAVVALGGAASAALAQVFVRRLVQTERTSAIVFWFSVVATVLSLFTIPFGWVMPSVPVAAMLILAGLIGGFAQICLTSAYRYAEAGLVAPFDYASMLLALVIGYFVFAEVPTPMVLIGAGLIIAAGVVIIWRERQLGLERGRARKGVTPQG